The following coding sequences lie in one Arachis hypogaea cultivar Tifrunner chromosome 9, arahy.Tifrunner.gnm2.J5K5, whole genome shotgun sequence genomic window:
- the LOC112711865 gene encoding cysteine-rich receptor-like protein kinase 29 gives MITPSLSFLLLLFTVASAVPSFLNYSCITANNPASTTYLNNLNILLTNLTSNTQIDYGFYSSFFGHNTDTAYAIGMCRGDVNLNDCRSCLNDSRLLLTQICPNHQAVGWYEYCMLRYSNLYMLGRVADHPQFSLWNPYFISSKEFNQFNKSLNTLMDNLRIEASGGDYRRKYAFQNVTSGIQSFKNIFGLAQCTPDLSLQQCDYCLFGAFSEIQTCCNGRRGARVIKPSCNIRYEIYPFLTPTIDASSPSNAPEKGSNTSRTTVIIVVVAVAVVVATILVLSSMYVYSRKNFQTNDWDEEIIADESLQFTFDTIRVATEDFSYSNKLGEGGFGSVYKGKLFNGQMIAVKRLSKDSGQGEMEFRNEVQLLAELQHQNLVKLLGFCLKGSERLLIYEFVPNKSLDYFLFDPTKRRQLDWINRFKIIEGVARALLYLHEDCKTRIIHRDLKPSNILLDEEMNAKLSDFGLARLFIVDQNQGKTSKIVGTYGYMAPEYAMYGQFSVKSDVFSFGVLVLEIVSGQKHNCTRHGDTLEELPLTFAWRSWMEGRAANIIDPSLSNNAENEILRCIHIGLLCVQENLVERPTMASIVLMLNSSSLSLPVPMEPAFFAGNRAKSPRIADKQSDEYILKGTNESTGISVQEFTITKLYAR, from the exons ATGATCACACCTTCTCTCagtttcctcctcctcctcttcacgGTGGCCTCTGCAGTGCCAAGTTTCTTGAACTACAGTTGCATCACCGCCAACAACCCAGCCAGCACCACCTATCTCAACAACCTCAACATCCTCTTAACCAACCTCACTTCCAACACACAAATCGACTACGGCTTCTACAGTTCCTTCTTCGGTCACAACACTGACACAGCCTACGCTATTGGCATGTGCAGAGGAGACGTCAACCTCAACGATTGCCGAAGCTGCCTCAATGATTCCAGACTCCTTCTCACTCAGATATGTCCCAACCACCAAGCCGTTGGTTGGTACGAATACTGCATGCTTCGGTACTCCAACCTTTACATGCTCGGAAGAGTTGCGGATCATCCACAATTCTCTTTGTGGAATCCCTACTTCATTTCTTCCAAAGAGTTCAATCAGTTCAACAAATCACTCAACACCTTGATGGACAATCTCAGAATCGAAGCTTCTGGAGGTGACTATCGTCGTAAGTATGCCTTCCAAAACGTGACTTCTGGAATTCAGAGCTTCAAGAACATATTTGGCCTTGCACAGTGCACACCTGATTTATCTCTGCAACAGTGCGACTATTGCCTGTTTGGGGCATTTTCGGAAATTCAAACTTGCTGTAATGGTAGGAGAGGTGCCAGGGTTATCAAACCCAGTTGCAACATTAGATATGAAATCTATCCTTTCTTGACGCCTACCATTGATGCATCCTCACCGTCAAACGCTCCAG AAAAAGGTAGCAATACATCACGAACCACCGTCATCatagttgttgttgctgttgctgttgttgttgctactATTTTGGTGCTCAGTTCTATGTACGTCTATTCAAGAAAGAATTTTCAAA CTAATGATTGGGATGAAGAAATCATAGCTGATGAATCATTACAGTTCACCTTTGATACCATACGAGTTGCTACAGAGGATTTTTCATATTCTAATAAACTAGGAGAAGGTGGATTTGGATCTGTTTATAAG GGAAAGCTTTTCAATGGACAAATGATTGCTGTGAAGAGGTTATCGAAGGACTCAGGCCAAGGAGAGATGGAATTCAGGAATGAAGTGCAGTTATTAGCTGAGCTTCAACACCAAAATTTGGTtaagcttcttggtttttgcttgAAAGGAAGTGAAAGGTTACTTATCTATGAATTTGTTCCCAATAAAAGCCTTGATTACTTCCTATTTG ATCCAACCAAGCGCAGACAATTGGATTGGATAAATAGATTCAAAATCATTGAAGGTGTTGCACGAGCCCTGCTTTATCTTCACGAGGATTGTAAGACACGTATTATACACCGAGATCTAAAACCAAGCAATATTCTCTTAGACGAAGAGATGAATGCTAAACTATCAGATTTTGGATTGGCACGGTTATTTATTGTGGACCAAAATCAAGGAAAGACCAGTAAAATTGTTGGTACATA TGGATATATGGCGCCCGAATACGCTATGTACGGACAATTTTCAGTAAAGTCAGATGTGTTTAGTTTTGGCGTCCTAGTTCTTGAAATCGTGAGCGGCCAAAAACACAATTGCACACGCCACGGAGATACTTTAGAGGAGTTACCCCTAACCTTT GCATGGAGAAGTTGGATGGAGGGCAGAGCTGCAAATATTATAGATCCATCACTAAGCAACAATGCAGAAAATGAAATATTGAGATGCATTCACATTGGTTTGCTGTGTGTTCAAGAGAATTTAGTTGAGAGACCAACCATGGCTTCCATTGTATTGATGCTTAATAGCTCATCTCTGAGTCTTCCAGTACCAATGGAACCTGCCTTTTTTGCGGGAAATAGAGCCAAAAGCCCTCGAATTGCAGATAAACAGTCAGATGAGTATATTTTAAAGGGAACAAATGAATCCACAGGTATATCAGTTCAAGAGTTTACTATTACTAAGCTATATGCTCGCTAG
- the LOC112711867 gene encoding cysteine-rich receptor-like protein kinase 26 isoform X2 — translation MRMRMITNRTSSLFSIFCCLLCLLIISTQSCCYAQEDGFRSYSCDNGKGNYTANSTYHKNLNTLLSTLISNTQIDYGYYNFSYGQDDNKVNAVGLCQGDLNQNDCRRCLNNSITLLTQLCPNQKEAIGWYDTCMLRYSNRTIFGNHHVDDSPKIYLWNPQNATDLPVFNQNLKSLMSNLIDKAIAGDSRQKYAAASVNSTDFQNIYGVAQCTPDLSSLECDQCLEGHVSDIPACCDGKRGGRVLTPSCYIRYEVYPFFQPTTAHNAPPPSSLSPPPHSSSTHTSSSDGQGKTNTSRIVIFVAVPTVIVSVLIGSVCIYLLRVRKPRRTSESNSSDEGVEQEIITNESLQFDFDTIRVATDDFSNSNKLGQGGFGAVYKGRLSNGQMIAVKRLSRDSGQGATEFKNEVLLLVKLQHRNLVKLLGFCLEGTERLLVYEFVPNKSLDYFIFDPIKRNQLNWVSRYKIIEGVARALLYLHEDSRLRIIHRDLKASNILLDDNMNPKIADFGLARLFDRDQTQGNTNQIAGTYGYMAPEYAMYGQFSTKSDVFSFGVIVLEILSGKRHIGNGNGESEEQLISFVWKNWREGTAINIADPSLSNISPNEIMRCVHIGLLCVQENLADRPNMGSIVLMLNSYSVTLPTPSEPAFFVGSRTRSRPLSDIQSGGNNSSSNKSAQESENEASITELYPR, via the exons ATGAGAATGAGGATGATCACAAATAGAACTAGTAGTTTGTTTTCCATTTTTTGTTGCCTCCTTTGTTTGTTAATCATATCTACTCAAAGCTGCTGCTACGCACAAGAAGATGGTTTCCGATCGTACTCCTGTGACAACGGAAAAGGAAACTACACAGCAAACAGCACCTACCACAAAAACCTCAACACCCTTCTCTCCACTCTCATTTCCAACACTCAAATCGACTACGGTTACTACAACTTCTCGTACGGCCAAGACGACAACAAAGTAAACGCCGTTGGGCTCTGCCAAGGAGACCTTAACCAAAACGATTGTCGTCGCTGCCTCAACAATTCCATAACCCTTCTCACACAGCTTTGTCCAAACCAGAAGGAAGCCATAGGCTGGTACGACACCTGCATGCTCCGCTACTCTAACCGCACCATCTTCGGCAACCACCACGTCGATGATTCCCCTAAGATTTACCTGTGGAACCCCCAGAACGCCACGGACTTGCCCGTGTTTAATCAAAACCTCAAGAGCTTAATGTCAAACCTAATAGACAAGGCCATTGCCGGCGACTCTCGCCAGAAATACGCGGCGGCGAGCGTCAACAGTACGGACTTTCAAAACATATATGGAGTTGCGCAGTGCACGCCGGATCTGTCTAGCCTAGAGTGTGATCAATGCTTGGAGGGGCATGTCTCAGATATTCCGGCTTGTTGTGATGGGAAGAGAGGTGGGAGGGTTCTTACTCCAAGTTGTTACATTAGATATGAAGTTTACCCCTTCTTTCAGCCTACTACCGCTCATAATGCACCGCCTCCGTCATCGTTGTCGCCGCCACCGCATTCCTCCTCCACCCATACTTCATCTTCGGATGGTCAAG GAAAGACCAACACATCGCGAATTGTCATCTTCGTAGCAGTGCCAACTGTTATTGTTTCCGTGCTCATCGGTTCTGTATGCATCTATTTATTAAGAGTAAGAAAGCCAAGGAGGACTTCTGAAAGCAATTCAT CTGATGAAGGTGTTGAACAAGAGATTATAACCAATGAGTCATTGCAATTTGACTTTGATACCATACGAGTTGCTACAGATGATTTCTCGAATTCTAATAAACTAGGACAAGGTGGATTTGGAGCTGTTTATAAG GGGAGACTCTCCAATGGACAAATGATTGCTGTCAAAAGGTTGTCAAGGGACTCAGGACAAGGAGCTACGGAATTTAAGAATGAAGTGCTTTTATTGGTCAAGCTTCAACATCGaaatttagttaaacttcttgGTTTTTGTTTGGAAGGAACTGAAAGATTACTTGTTTATGAATTCGTCCCTAACAAAAGTCTTGATTACTTCATATTTG ATCCTATCAAGAGAAATCAACTGAATTGGGTAAGCCGATATAAAATCATTGAAGGTGTTGCTCGAGCTCTTCTTTATCTTCACGAAGATTCTAGATTGCGCATTATACATCGGGATCTTAAAGCAAGTAATATCCTCCTAGATGATAACATGAATCCTAAGATAGCAGATTTTGGATTGGCAAGATTGTTTGACAGAGATCAAACTCAAGGAAATACTAATCAAATTGCCGGAACCTA TGGATATATGGCACCCGAATATGCAATGTATGGACAATTTTCAACGAAGTCAGATGTATTTAGTTTTGGTGTAATAGTGCTTGAAATTTTGAGCGGCAAAAGACACATTGGGAATGGCAATGGGGAGAGTGAAGAACAGCTAATAAGCTTT GTATGGAAAAATTGGAGGGAAGGAACAGCTATAAATATTGCAGATCCATCATTAAGCAACATTTCACCAAATGAAATTATGAGATGCGTCCACATTGGTTTACTTTGTGTTCAAGAAAATTTAGCAGATAGGCCAAACATGGGTTCTATTGTATTAATGCTGAATAGTTATTCTGTGACTCTGCCAACACCTTCAGAACCTGCATTTTTTGTGGGGAGTAGAACTAGAAGCCGTCCATTATCAGATATACAATCAGGGGGGAATAATTCATCAAGTaataaatcagctcaagaatCAGAAAATGAAGCTTCCATTACTGAGCTATATCCTCGCTAA
- the LOC112711867 gene encoding cysteine-rich receptor-like protein kinase 26 isoform X1: protein MRMRMITNRTSSLFSIFCCLLCLLIISTQSCCYAQEDGFRSYSCDNGKGNYTANSTYHKNLNTLLSTLISNTQIDYGYYNFSYGQDDNKVNAVGLCQGDLNQNDCRRCLNNSITLLTQLCPNQKEAIGWYDTCMLRYSNRTIFGNHHVDDSPKIYLWNPQNATDLPVFNQNLKSLMSNLIDKAIAGDSRQKYAAASVNSTDFQNIYGVAQCTPDLSSLECDQCLEGHVSDIPACCDGKRGGRVLTPSCYIRYEVYPFFQPTTAHNAPPPSSLSPPPHSSSTHTSSSDGQGQGKTNTSRIVIFVAVPTVIVSVLIGSVCIYLLRVRKPRRTSESNSSDEGVEQEIITNESLQFDFDTIRVATDDFSNSNKLGQGGFGAVYKGRLSNGQMIAVKRLSRDSGQGATEFKNEVLLLVKLQHRNLVKLLGFCLEGTERLLVYEFVPNKSLDYFIFDPIKRNQLNWVSRYKIIEGVARALLYLHEDSRLRIIHRDLKASNILLDDNMNPKIADFGLARLFDRDQTQGNTNQIAGTYGYMAPEYAMYGQFSTKSDVFSFGVIVLEILSGKRHIGNGNGESEEQLISFVWKNWREGTAINIADPSLSNISPNEIMRCVHIGLLCVQENLADRPNMGSIVLMLNSYSVTLPTPSEPAFFVGSRTRSRPLSDIQSGGNNSSSNKSAQESENEASITELYPR from the exons ATGAGAATGAGGATGATCACAAATAGAACTAGTAGTTTGTTTTCCATTTTTTGTTGCCTCCTTTGTTTGTTAATCATATCTACTCAAAGCTGCTGCTACGCACAAGAAGATGGTTTCCGATCGTACTCCTGTGACAACGGAAAAGGAAACTACACAGCAAACAGCACCTACCACAAAAACCTCAACACCCTTCTCTCCACTCTCATTTCCAACACTCAAATCGACTACGGTTACTACAACTTCTCGTACGGCCAAGACGACAACAAAGTAAACGCCGTTGGGCTCTGCCAAGGAGACCTTAACCAAAACGATTGTCGTCGCTGCCTCAACAATTCCATAACCCTTCTCACACAGCTTTGTCCAAACCAGAAGGAAGCCATAGGCTGGTACGACACCTGCATGCTCCGCTACTCTAACCGCACCATCTTCGGCAACCACCACGTCGATGATTCCCCTAAGATTTACCTGTGGAACCCCCAGAACGCCACGGACTTGCCCGTGTTTAATCAAAACCTCAAGAGCTTAATGTCAAACCTAATAGACAAGGCCATTGCCGGCGACTCTCGCCAGAAATACGCGGCGGCGAGCGTCAACAGTACGGACTTTCAAAACATATATGGAGTTGCGCAGTGCACGCCGGATCTGTCTAGCCTAGAGTGTGATCAATGCTTGGAGGGGCATGTCTCAGATATTCCGGCTTGTTGTGATGGGAAGAGAGGTGGGAGGGTTCTTACTCCAAGTTGTTACATTAGATATGAAGTTTACCCCTTCTTTCAGCCTACTACCGCTCATAATGCACCGCCTCCGTCATCGTTGTCGCCGCCACCGCATTCCTCCTCCACCCATACTTCATCTTCGGATGGTCAAGGTCAAG GAAAGACCAACACATCGCGAATTGTCATCTTCGTAGCAGTGCCAACTGTTATTGTTTCCGTGCTCATCGGTTCTGTATGCATCTATTTATTAAGAGTAAGAAAGCCAAGGAGGACTTCTGAAAGCAATTCAT CTGATGAAGGTGTTGAACAAGAGATTATAACCAATGAGTCATTGCAATTTGACTTTGATACCATACGAGTTGCTACAGATGATTTCTCGAATTCTAATAAACTAGGACAAGGTGGATTTGGAGCTGTTTATAAG GGGAGACTCTCCAATGGACAAATGATTGCTGTCAAAAGGTTGTCAAGGGACTCAGGACAAGGAGCTACGGAATTTAAGAATGAAGTGCTTTTATTGGTCAAGCTTCAACATCGaaatttagttaaacttcttgGTTTTTGTTTGGAAGGAACTGAAAGATTACTTGTTTATGAATTCGTCCCTAACAAAAGTCTTGATTACTTCATATTTG ATCCTATCAAGAGAAATCAACTGAATTGGGTAAGCCGATATAAAATCATTGAAGGTGTTGCTCGAGCTCTTCTTTATCTTCACGAAGATTCTAGATTGCGCATTATACATCGGGATCTTAAAGCAAGTAATATCCTCCTAGATGATAACATGAATCCTAAGATAGCAGATTTTGGATTGGCAAGATTGTTTGACAGAGATCAAACTCAAGGAAATACTAATCAAATTGCCGGAACCTA TGGATATATGGCACCCGAATATGCAATGTATGGACAATTTTCAACGAAGTCAGATGTATTTAGTTTTGGTGTAATAGTGCTTGAAATTTTGAGCGGCAAAAGACACATTGGGAATGGCAATGGGGAGAGTGAAGAACAGCTAATAAGCTTT GTATGGAAAAATTGGAGGGAAGGAACAGCTATAAATATTGCAGATCCATCATTAAGCAACATTTCACCAAATGAAATTATGAGATGCGTCCACATTGGTTTACTTTGTGTTCAAGAAAATTTAGCAGATAGGCCAAACATGGGTTCTATTGTATTAATGCTGAATAGTTATTCTGTGACTCTGCCAACACCTTCAGAACCTGCATTTTTTGTGGGGAGTAGAACTAGAAGCCGTCCATTATCAGATATACAATCAGGGGGGAATAATTCATCAAGTaataaatcagctcaagaatCAGAAAATGAAGCTTCCATTACTGAGCTATATCCTCGCTAA